One stretch of Spiroplasma mirum ATCC 29335 DNA includes these proteins:
- a CDS encoding PolC-type DNA polymerase III: MDQQLIKLFIANDLEVDNAYFQDAKVVKSEYSTTDSIFWIVIAVNELLPINILAHVESTLRHNKKIPTKIALEINNLNYNISNIFEYIEYIRTHKSEVKQSYFNKLSADSFQLDDNNLIVRVTSESERKLVNEHCLYYQNHLRRYGFKDLTLTVKVEVVENDILAINQEEIDKIRENVHRQLSEQPQVLPTDIKKDSNNNWTKPRNFYGKVNLEVPTYNNIKDIDHDEPNVIIHGKIFAKDRIATTTKKFIYVLTITDGSDSISIKYFTRDENPDENLEALNINNWISVYGDIRYDTYASEQVIFSKKIIKIEKEEITRLDNAPVKRVELHTHTKMSTMDGVVNVPDLFKLLSKWNHQAIAITDHLNIQVFPEVYNTSLKYPDLKVIYGLEADVLDDVVWYVKNPQQHNLWTAKYVIFDLETTGLSNEYDEIIEFGAVIMDGISGERETVNHLFKPSIKLSSFTTELTGITDDMLQDKPTFLESVDKILGYFQDAILVAHNAEFDIGFIQSWIQKAGHPKINNTIIDTLQLSRALESGLKNYRLGSIARRYNVIYNEEVAHRADYDAIVLVDIYEHQLRKMINKFNVEVDEDLNKIHNNQVYQKMRAKHLTILAKNQPGILDLFTLVTKSHTDYFYSSPKLLKSVINQHRENLLIGSSCVNGEIFELARNKSNEELEEAMAFYDYIEVQPPSVYKHLVQLGDLTQERLLTVISNIIHIAKKLNKLVVATGDVHYLNPEDKIFREVYIHSKGIGGKPHPLFDYKNRISEYPEQFLRTTNEMLAEFNFLNDEKLAYEIVVENTNKIADQIEKVQIIKDKLYIPSIEGSDQLLKELCYKNAYKKYGNPLPKIVADRLESELTVIIKRGFGVIYWIAHKLVDKSLRDGYLVGSRGSVGSSFVATMSAITEVNPLQPHYICANCRYSEFITDGSVRCGYDLVDKPCPQCQIIMYGEGHDIPFETFLGFEADKVPDIDLNFSGEYQPVAHDFTKEMFGERSVYRAGTISTVAQKTAFGYVRGYFEAKNILHLKRKSEIERITKACEGVKRTTGQHPGGIVVIPNEYQVEAFTPVNFPADDTTSSWLTTHFDFHAIHDNVLKLDILGHVDPTVLKMLQDLTGVDPKTIPTNDHAVLSLFQNLDSLKITPEDINNEKTGAIGIPEFGTGFVRKMLLDTKPSSFADLVQVSGLSHGTDVWIGNAQDLIKNHNITISQVIGCRDDIMVNLIYKGLSAKSAFKIMEDVRKGRGLTPEHVALMKEHNVEQWYIDSCNKIKYMFPKAHATAYVLMAWRIAWFKINYPVEYYATYFSTRTDVFDIKTILKGKATIKNVLRDIQNRLELKDFTMLNKPSQKEKDLIPVYEVVLEMYARGIKMKNIDLQTSDVKNFKVIVENGEKIILPPFAAIDGLGEAVGESIVSARNTKQFISINDLQKRTNITKAHMQAFEELGILNHLSEDDQITFNF; the protein is encoded by the coding sequence ATGGATCAACAATTAATTAAACTCTTTATTGCTAATGATTTAGAAGTTGATAATGCTTATTTTCAAGATGCCAAAGTAGTTAAAAGTGAATATAGTACTACTGATAGTATTTTTTGGATTGTTATTGCTGTTAATGAGTTACTACCAATTAATATTTTAGCACATGTGGAATCAACATTACGACACAATAAAAAAATACCCACTAAAATCGCGTTAGAAATTAATAATTTAAATTATAATATTAGTAATATTTTTGAATATATTGAGTATATTCGTACCCATAAATCGGAAGTTAAACAAAGTTATTTTAATAAACTAAGTGCTGATAGTTTTCAGTTAGATGATAATAATTTAATTGTTCGTGTTACTTCGGAAAGTGAACGTAAATTAGTTAATGAACATTGTTTATATTACCAAAACCATTTACGTCGCTATGGTTTTAAAGATTTAACTTTAACTGTCAAAGTCGAAGTGGTTGAAAATGATATTTTAGCCATTAACCAAGAAGAGATTGATAAAATTAGAGAAAATGTTCATCGCCAGTTAAGCGAACAACCCCAAGTTTTACCGACGGACATTAAAAAAGACAGTAATAATAATTGAACAAAACCACGAAATTTTTATGGCAAAGTTAATTTAGAAGTTCCCACTTATAATAATATTAAAGACATTGACCATGATGAACCAAATGTTATTATCCATGGGAAAATCTTTGCGAAGGATCGTATCGCTACAACTACCAAAAAATTTATTTATGTTTTAACAATTACTGATGGCAGTGATTCAATTTCAATTAAGTATTTTACTCGGGATGAAAATCCGGATGAAAATTTAGAAGCTCTTAATATTAATAATTGAATCAGTGTTTATGGTGATATTCGTTATGATACTTATGCAAGTGAGCAGGTTATTTTTTCAAAAAAAATTATTAAGATTGAAAAAGAAGAAATTACACGCTTGGATAACGCTCCGGTTAAACGTGTTGAGCTTCATACCCATACCAAAATGAGTACGATGGATGGGGTTGTGAATGTTCCTGATTTGTTTAAATTATTATCAAAATGAAACCACCAAGCAATTGCTATTACTGATCACTTAAACATTCAAGTTTTCCCCGAGGTTTATAACACTAGTTTGAAATATCCGGACCTGAAAGTTATTTATGGGTTAGAGGCGGATGTTTTAGATGATGTAGTTTGGTATGTTAAAAACCCGCAACAGCATAATTTGTGAACAGCAAAATATGTTATTTTTGACTTGGAAACAACGGGGTTAAGTAATGAATACGATGAGATTATTGAATTTGGTGCAGTCATTATGGATGGGATTAGTGGTGAACGAGAAACCGTTAACCACCTGTTTAAACCAAGTATAAAATTATCTTCGTTTACGACCGAACTAACCGGAATTACCGATGATATGTTACAAGATAAACCAACTTTCTTAGAGTCAGTAGATAAGATTTTAGGTTATTTTCAAGATGCAATTTTAGTGGCCCATAATGCTGAGTTTGATATTGGTTTTATTCAGTCTTGAATTCAAAAAGCAGGGCATCCAAAAATTAATAATACAATAATTGATACCTTGCAATTATCCCGGGCTTTAGAAAGCGGGCTAAAAAATTATAGGTTAGGAAGTATTGCCCGCCGGTATAATGTTATTTATAATGAGGAAGTTGCGCACCGCGCGGATTATGATGCTATTGTCTTAGTTGATATTTATGAGCACCAACTTCGTAAAATGATTAACAAATTTAATGTTGAAGTTGATGAAGACTTAAATAAAATTCATAATAACCAAGTTTATCAAAAAATGCGGGCTAAACATTTAACTATTTTAGCAAAAAACCAGCCTGGAATTTTAGATTTGTTTACCTTAGTTACCAAATCACATACTGATTACTTTTATTCTTCACCAAAATTATTAAAAAGTGTCATTAATCAACACCGCGAAAATTTATTAATTGGTTCTTCTTGTGTGAATGGGGAAATTTTTGAATTAGCACGGAATAAATCGAATGAAGAATTAGAAGAAGCAATGGCCTTTTATGATTATATTGAAGTCCAACCACCAAGTGTTTATAAACACTTAGTACAACTAGGAGATTTAACCCAAGAACGATTATTAACCGTCATTAGTAATATTATTCATATTGCTAAAAAATTAAATAAACTAGTGGTTGCGACAGGGGATGTGCACTATTTAAACCCCGAAGACAAAATATTCCGGGAAGTTTATATTCATTCAAAAGGAATTGGGGGAAAACCGCACCCCTTATTTGACTATAAAAATCGGATTAGCGAGTATCCTGAGCAATTTTTACGAACAACCAATGAAATGCTTGCGGAATTTAATTTCTTAAATGATGAGAAACTAGCATATGAAATTGTGGTTGAAAATACTAATAAGATTGCTGATCAAATTGAAAAAGTTCAAATTATTAAAGATAAGTTATACATTCCATCAATTGAGGGAAGTGATCAGTTATTAAAAGAATTATGTTATAAAAATGCTTATAAAAAATATGGTAACCCGTTGCCAAAAATTGTTGCTGATCGCTTAGAAAGTGAATTAACCGTAATTATTAAACGTGGGTTTGGTGTTATTTATTGAATTGCTCATAAACTAGTTGATAAATCATTACGCGATGGTTATTTAGTTGGATCACGGGGAAGCGTGGGAAGTAGTTTTGTTGCTACAATGAGTGCGATTACCGAAGTTAACCCCTTACAGCCCCATTATATTTGTGCAAACTGTCGTTATAGTGAATTTATTACGGATGGAAGTGTGCGGTGTGGTTATGACTTAGTTGATAAACCATGTCCCCAATGTCAAATTATTATGTACGGAGAAGGTCATGATATTCCGTTTGAAACATTCCTTGGTTTTGAAGCAGACAAGGTTCCTGATATTGATTTAAACTTTTCCGGAGAATACCAACCAGTGGCCCATGATTTTACCAAAGAAATGTTTGGGGAACGCAGTGTTTATCGTGCCGGAACAATTTCTACAGTGGCCCAGAAAACCGCGTTTGGTTATGTTCGGGGTTATTTTGAAGCTAAAAATATTCTGCATTTAAAACGAAAAAGTGAAATTGAACGAATTACTAAAGCTTGTGAAGGGGTTAAAAGAACCACCGGCCAACACCCTGGGGGAATTGTTGTTATTCCAAACGAATACCAAGTAGAAGCTTTTACGCCGGTTAACTTTCCAGCTGATGATACGACATCTAGTTGACTAACTACCCACTTTGATTTCCATGCTATTCATGATAATGTGTTAAAACTTGATATTTTAGGGCATGTTGACCCCACTGTTTTAAAAATGTTACAAGACTTAACTGGGGTTGATCCTAAAACAATTCCGACAAATGACCATGCGGTGTTAAGTCTCTTTCAAAATTTAGATAGTTTAAAAATTACCCCTGAAGATATTAATAATGAAAAAACGGGGGCGATTGGAATTCCAGAATTTGGGACTGGTTTTGTTCGTAAGATGTTATTAGACACTAAACCATCATCGTTTGCCGATTTAGTGCAAGTATCGGGGTTATCGCACGGAACTGATGTGTGAATTGGAAATGCCCAAGATTTAATTAAAAACCATAATATTACAATTTCCCAAGTTATTGGCTGTCGGGATGACATTATGGTTAACTTAATTTATAAAGGGTTGTCCGCCAAAAGTGCTTTTAAAATTATGGAAGATGTCCGCAAGGGGCGGGGGTTAACTCCTGAGCATGTTGCGCTAATGAAAGAACATAATGTTGAACAATGATATATTGATTCATGTAATAAAATTAAATATATGTTCCCCAAAGCGCATGCCACTGCTTATGTTTTAATGGCATGAAGAATTGCCTGGTTTAAAATTAATTACCCAGTTGAATATTATGCCACATATTTTTCAACCCGGACTGATGTGTTTGACATTAAAACAATATTAAAAGGGAAAGCTACTATCAAAAATGTTTTACGTGATATTCAAAATCGCTTAGAATTAAAAGACTTTACTATGCTTAATAAACCTTCGCAAAAAGAAAAAGATTTAATTCCAGTTTATGAAGTTGTGTTAGAAATGTATGCGCGCGGAATTAAAATGAAAAATATTGATTTACAAACTAGTGATGTAAAGAATTTCAAAGTTATTGTTGAAAATGGTGAAAAAATAATTTTACCACCGTTTGCGGCGATTGATGGTTTGGGTGAAGCAGTCGGGGAAAGCATTGTCTCGGCACGGAATACTAAACAATTTATTTCAATTAATGATTTACAAAAACGAACTAATATTACCAAAGCACATATGCAAGCTTTTGAAGAATTAGGTATCTTAAATCATCTCTCTGAGGATGATCAAATAACATTTAATTTTTAA
- a CDS encoding site-2 protease family protein: protein MSAGMIILGLFLGILILLILVTIHEFAHFIVAKLAGAYVYEFAIGFGPKIISWGKKKTKYSIRIFPFGGYVYIASELTDPPKEREDEVVPKARKIENITRWKCLIFIVAGALMNFFIAVFIFTTMFAATGMKINDMTYWGAHYDVNEPLYNALSKAEPVVSQEMVILNYWLGPDETKLIAAAQEYKTTGKDSPNVTRVDIGTVTNIPNYYTTVYSFLDYLKNQYDNNKKHDDLILLNYVLVNKYHEVYKYQAEGGNLTKAVSLKQGNNTYVVGIAPPNRIYQSAAQAYGAGWTETFSESVTILKSFGLLFTGQWQQLSGPVGIAKTMSTIVSQGPEPFFMYVAILSANLFVLNLIPIPPLDGFKFLETIIKSLGNGYFRIRQRILLLKYRDDSDKIKAIKEEPIGNWQLPYKWKIVINVAGAVLFIGLFIGITIKDVFF from the coding sequence ATGTCAGCAGGAATGATTATTTTAGGATTGTTTTTAGGAATCTTAATATTATTAATCTTAGTAACAATTCATGAATTTGCTCATTTTATTGTGGCAAAATTAGCCGGAGCATATGTTTATGAATTTGCAATTGGTTTTGGTCCTAAAATTATTTCATGGGGTAAGAAAAAAACTAAATATTCAATTCGAATTTTTCCCTTTGGTGGTTATGTTTATATTGCCAGTGAATTAACTGATCCTCCTAAGGAAAGAGAAGATGAAGTTGTTCCTAAAGCCCGTAAAATAGAAAATATTACACGGTGAAAGTGCTTAATTTTTATTGTTGCTGGAGCATTAATGAATTTTTTCATTGCTGTTTTTATTTTTACAACCATGTTTGCCGCAACCGGAATGAAAATCAATGACATGACTTATTGAGGCGCCCACTATGATGTTAATGAACCATTGTATAATGCATTAAGTAAAGCAGAACCTGTAGTTAGTCAGGAAATGGTTATTTTAAATTATTGGCTAGGACCAGATGAAACTAAGTTAATAGCAGCTGCTCAAGAATATAAAACTACCGGAAAAGATAGCCCCAATGTTACCCGGGTTGATATTGGAACCGTTACTAATATTCCTAATTATTACACAACGGTTTATAGTTTTTTAGATTATTTAAAAAACCAGTATGATAATAATAAAAAACATGATGATTTAATTTTACTTAATTATGTATTAGTTAATAAATATCATGAGGTTTATAAATATCAAGCAGAAGGTGGTAATTTAACAAAAGCTGTTTCCCTAAAACAAGGAAATAATACTTATGTGGTGGGAATTGCCCCACCTAATCGTATCTATCAATCAGCAGCGCAAGCCTATGGTGCTGGATGAACAGAAACCTTTAGTGAATCAGTGACTATTTTAAAATCATTTGGGTTGTTATTTACTGGTCAGTGACAGCAATTATCAGGGCCAGTGGGAATTGCAAAAACAATGTCGACAATTGTATCCCAAGGACCAGAGCCATTCTTTATGTATGTGGCGATTTTATCTGCGAACTTATTTGTTTTAAACTTAATTCCAATCCCACCGTTAGACGGTTTCAAATTTTTAGAAACAATTATTAAATCATTAGGAAATGGTTACTTCCGGATTCGACAACGAATTTTACTATTAAAATATCGCGATGATAGTGATAAAATAAAAGCAATTAAGGAAGAACCAATTGGGAATTGACAATTACCATATAAATGAAAGATAGTTATTAATGTCGCGGGGGCAGTATTATTTATTGGGTTATTTATTGGAATTACCATTAAAGATGTCTTTTTTTAA
- the dxr gene encoding 1-deoxy-D-xylulose-5-phosphate reductoisomerase, translating into MREIILFGASGNIGSQTLKILKNNPQDFSLVAVGVGHNFKNLTAIIKSFPSIKQVWVLPTTKINQLQKQYPQLEFLTNDTGFDQILASYPQALVVNAISGFGGLYPTLASLHTKNRQLLLANKESLVLAGYLINQLITNNNCALYPVDSEHCAIFQCLEANNHINKILLTASGGMFAHLSLAELATIDDTSAFSHPTWKMGANITIDSSSMMNKALEILEVYHLFKTKNIEVLIHPQSIVHSAVQYDDYSIIAQLSVPNMEQVISYFLYYPIRKSQVTFQPLDFSNLTLTFQPADVNRWLAIKLAYQCLTHPNSLAVVMNAANEALRALFIAKKIRFYEIVPYVEYFMQHHQPRNLTNYQEIKELNDIIKREVNNFFEKSY; encoded by the coding sequence ATGCGTGAAATTATTCTTTTTGGTGCTAGTGGAAATATTGGAAGTCAAACGCTAAAAATTTTAAAAAATAACCCTCAGGATTTTTCCCTGGTCGCTGTTGGGGTTGGCCACAATTTCAAGAACCTTACAGCAATAATTAAGAGTTTTCCAAGCATTAAACAAGTTTGAGTTTTACCAACCACAAAGATCAACCAGTTACAAAAACAATATCCGCAGCTTGAATTTTTGACTAATGATACTGGTTTTGATCAAATCTTAGCAAGTTATCCCCAAGCACTGGTGGTGAATGCCATTTCTGGGTTTGGTGGGTTATACCCGACATTAGCTAGTTTGCACACTAAAAACCGTCAGTTATTATTAGCTAATAAAGAATCCTTAGTTTTAGCTGGGTATTTGATTAACCAATTAATTACTAACAATAATTGTGCGCTGTACCCTGTTGATTCGGAACACTGTGCAATTTTTCAATGTCTCGAAGCAAATAATCACATTAATAAAATTCTCTTAACTGCTTCTGGGGGAATGTTTGCCCATCTTTCGTTAGCGGAATTAGCAACGATTGATGATACCTCGGCCTTTTCTCATCCCACTTGAAAAATGGGAGCCAATATTACAATTGATTCTTCGAGTATGATGAATAAAGCATTAGAAATTCTCGAAGTTTACCATTTATTTAAAACCAAGAACATTGAAGTTTTAATTCATCCTCAATCAATTGTTCATTCTGCCGTACAGTATGATGACTATTCGATTATTGCCCAACTATCAGTTCCTAATATGGAACAGGTTATTAGTTATTTTTTATATTATCCAATTCGTAAGAGTCAAGTTACTTTTCAACCCCTTGATTTTAGTAATTTAACATTAACTTTTCAACCAGCGGATGTTAACCGGTGGTTAGCAATTAAATTAGCTTACCAATGCCTAACCCATCCAAACTCCTTGGCGGTTGTCATGAATGCTGCAAATGAAGCTTTACGAGCATTATTCATTGCTAAAAAAATTCGGTTTTACGAGATTGTTCCGTATGTTGAATATTTTATGCAGCATCATCAACCCCGAAATCTCACAAATTATCAAGAAATTAAAGAATTAAATGATATTATTAAAAGGGAAGTTAATAATTTTTTTGAAAAATCTTATTAA
- a CDS encoding phosphatidate cytidylyltransferase — protein sequence MNNIKPKTPDNNQPPASDNQPAVDNKTPAPNQKHLMFQKKYRQRYITFGVLLCFLVLYMFTGAITTEWRAMTHIDVANSVFIILNCLILCLVNYEILKLNGGDKWPIYTQIITYLLIIFLYILPVERVNEGYAPINFPFYTYANWGWLQNWLIFVIYLFVFLVYMVLILRGKDITFGKMFITFAFSIYMIFAFKAMTKFMLNPNFGWSSVLWLALIIILTDTFAFVGGVSYGKYKLAPNVSPNKTWEGAITGILVASAIVIAYAILMFKFTDQADGKWVFDFFSNDNSKNTMRYIIYVLLAIILSILSQLGDLSFSWIKRKYNIKDFSNLLPGHGGVLDRLDSFSLVFVVMFIISAILMK from the coding sequence ATGAATAATATTAAACCAAAAACACCAGATAATAATCAACCACCAGCAAGTGATAATCAACCAGCGGTTGACAATAAAACACCAGCACCAAACCAGAAACACTTAATGTTTCAAAAAAAATATCGCCAACGCTATATTACTTTTGGTGTGCTATTATGTTTTTTAGTGTTATATATGTTTACCGGAGCAATTACTACCGAGTGGCGAGCAATGACCCATATTGATGTTGCTAATTCTGTTTTTATTATTTTAAATTGTTTAATTTTGTGTTTAGTTAACTATGAAATTTTAAAATTAAATGGAGGTGATAAGTGACCAATTTATACCCAAATTATTACTTACCTGTTAATTATATTCTTATATATTTTACCGGTGGAAAGGGTAAACGAAGGGTATGCGCCAATTAATTTTCCTTTTTATACTTATGCTAATTGAGGATGATTACAAAATTGATTAATTTTTGTGATTTACTTGTTTGTTTTTCTAGTTTACATGGTATTAATATTGAGGGGGAAAGATATTACCTTTGGGAAAATGTTTATTACTTTTGCCTTTAGTATTTATATGATTTTTGCTTTTAAAGCAATGACAAAATTTATGCTAAATCCTAATTTTGGATGAAGTAGTGTCTTATGACTAGCTTTAATTATTATTTTAACCGATACTTTTGCTTTTGTCGGAGGTGTTAGTTATGGGAAATATAAGTTAGCCCCAAATGTTTCACCTAATAAAACTTGAGAGGGAGCGATCACTGGGATCCTAGTGGCTAGTGCGATTGTGATTGCATATGCAATTTTAATGTTTAAATTTACTGACCAAGCGGATGGCAAATGAGTGTTTGATTTCTTTTCGAATGATAATAGTAAAAATACAATGCGCTATATTATCTATGTGTTATTAGCAATTATTTTATCAATTTTATCGCAATTAGGTGATTTGTCATTTTCATGAATTAAACGAAAATATAATATTAAAGATTTTAGTAATTTACTACCTGGGCACGGGGGTGTGCTAGATCGTCTTGATTCATTTTCACTAGTGTTTGTTGTTATGTTTATTATTAGTGCAATTTTAATGAAATAA
- the uppS gene encoding polyprenyl diphosphate synthase has protein sequence MEKRNDIINKIPQHIAIILDGNGRWATLQGLSRTKGHEEGARRIKDVALKANEIGVKYLTIYCFSTENWKRNLAEVNYLMAMPKRLLNHEQVKKFHNENIRLNWIGRRTKVPAATANAFLKAINDSKSNTGLVLTFAFDYGSLEEITQAVTAIKNDPSINTITEKIIFNHLYTKDLPPVDLLIRTGGEQRLSNFLLLQNYYAEFYFTKKYWPDFDGNALIEAIIDYNNRDRRFGGIKLNE, from the coding sequence TTAGAAAAGAGGAATGATATTATTAATAAGATTCCACAACATATTGCTATTATTCTTGATGGTAATGGCCGGTGAGCCACATTACAGGGATTAAGCCGCACTAAAGGTCATGAAGAAGGCGCTCGTCGGATTAAAGATGTAGCATTAAAAGCCAATGAAATTGGGGTTAAATATTTAACAATTTATTGTTTTTCAACTGAAAATTGAAAACGAAATTTAGCGGAAGTTAATTATTTAATGGCAATGCCCAAACGGTTATTAAATCATGAGCAAGTTAAAAAATTTCACAATGAAAATATTAGATTAAATTGAATTGGAAGGCGAACAAAAGTTCCTGCCGCGACAGCTAACGCTTTTTTAAAAGCAATTAATGACAGTAAAAGTAATACGGGATTGGTGTTAACCTTTGCCTTTGATTATGGTTCCTTAGAAGAAATTACTCAGGCGGTTACTGCCATTAAAAACGATCCGAGCATTAATACCATTACTGAAAAAATTATTTTCAACCATTTATATACTAAAGATCTTCCCCCCGTTGATTTACTAATCCGTACTGGGGGCGAGCAACGGTTAAGTAATTTTTTATTACTCCAAAATTATTATGCTGAGTTTTATTTTACAAAAAAATATTGACCAGATTTTGACGGAAATGCTTTAATTGAAGCAATAATAGATTATAATAATAGAGATAGAAGATTTGGGGGAATTAAGCTTAATGAATAA
- a CDS encoding glycerol-3-phosphate acyltransferase has translation MNVYGILGTIIAIIIGYLLGSINFSILIAKYFHKVYIQKVNTGNPGATNVTITLGKKWGLLVVFLDGIKTIIVMFITFGISCVAIPGISFNLGQTSYYVPTMFTILGHCFPVYHRFKGGKGVACFLGFLLMINPFYFIICVGLWWIIYPLTKRVTFSSGLSMLTIALVCWLPWISMITTVSGDYHVMMTSKVVWFNHFHQYNDTGYWDNFILINVCLDLAALLIGIVTYSKSKVKQKQMHNLLNIK, from the coding sequence ATGAATGTTTATGGAATTTTAGGAACAATAATTGCCATTATTATTGGTTATTTATTAGGATCAATTAATTTTAGTATTTTAATTGCAAAATATTTTCATAAGGTTTATATTCAAAAAGTTAACACGGGGAATCCAGGGGCCACAAATGTTACAATTACCTTAGGGAAAAAGTGGGGATTACTAGTTGTTTTTCTTGATGGGATTAAAACTATTATTGTGATGTTCATTACTTTTGGAATTAGTTGTGTTGCAATTCCCGGAATAAGTTTTAACCTGGGTCAAACGAGTTATTATGTTCCAACGATGTTTACAATTTTGGGCCATTGTTTTCCGGTTTACCACCGTTTTAAAGGGGGCAAAGGAGTTGCTTGCTTCTTAGGATTTTTATTGATGATTAATCCGTTTTATTTTATTATTTGTGTGGGGTTATGATGAATTATCTACCCCCTAACCAAACGAGTAACTTTTTCTTCGGGACTTAGTATGCTAACAATTGCCCTAGTTTGTTGGTTACCATGAATTAGTATGATCACAACTGTTAGTGGCGACTACCATGTAATGATGACTAGCAAAGTAGTGTGGTTTAACCATTTTCATCAATATAATGACACTGGTTACTGGGATAATTTTATTTTAATTAATGTTTGTTTAGACTTGGCCGCTTTATTAATTGGGATTGTGACCTATTCAAAAAGTAAAGTAAAACAAAAACAAATGCATAATTTATTAAATATTAAATAA
- the frr gene encoding ribosome recycling factor, which translates to MTNQIVETSKSKMDKVINSFENELIKIRTGRANPNMLAHIMIDYYGTLTPIQQTANIMVLEARQLVIKPYDKSLVSVIVGAINKSDLGLAPIAEGDLVRLNIPPLTEDRRKVLVKEMWKEAEHFKVTIRNERRDANDYIKKSSDLSEDDKKYYEAEIQKLTDNYIKIIDEKGKTKEKELMEV; encoded by the coding sequence ATGACAAACCAAATTGTGGAAACAAGCAAGTCCAAAATGGATAAAGTAATTAATAGTTTTGAAAATGAATTAATTAAAATTAGAACGGGAAGAGCTAATCCTAACATGTTAGCACATATTATGATTGATTATTACGGAACCCTAACCCCAATTCAACAAACTGCCAATATTATGGTACTTGAAGCTCGCCAATTAGTTATTAAACCATATGATAAGTCATTAGTTAGTGTGATCGTCGGGGCCATTAATAAATCAGATTTAGGGTTAGCTCCAATTGCCGAAGGAGACTTAGTTCGCTTAAACATCCCCCCGTTAACAGAAGATCGTCGGAAAGTTTTAGTGAAAGAGATGTGAAAAGAAGCTGAACATTTCAAAGTGACAATTCGTAATGAACGCCGTGATGCGAATGACTACATTAAAAAAAGTAGTGATTTATCAGAAGATGATAAAAAATACTATGAAGCAGAAATCCAAAAATTAACTGATAATTATATTAAAATAATTGATGAAAAAGGGAAAACTAAAGAAAAAGAATTAATGGAAGTATAG
- the pyrH gene encoding UMP kinase — protein sequence MDLKYKRVLLKLSGEALGDHQEPYDPQKLHEIAKQIVALQKEGLEIAIVVGGGNIWRGNRAETIKMDPISADYMGMLATVMNALALESVLKYEGSNQVVVMSKIQVPEVSSPYLFKKAKSQLEKGFIVIMAGGTGQPKFTTDTAATIRAIEIEADVLLMAKNGVDGIYDKDPKTHKDAIRFENISLNELQNKQLKVMDLTASSLAMEDQLDIVVFDINEPNNIYKAAHGSARSTLVTGGK from the coding sequence ATGGATTTAAAATATAAAAGAGTTTTATTAAAGTTATCTGGTGAAGCTTTAGGAGATCATCAAGAACCATATGATCCGCAAAAACTACATGAAATTGCTAAACAAATTGTTGCTTTGCAAAAAGAAGGCTTAGAAATTGCAATTGTTGTTGGTGGGGGTAATATTTGGCGTGGTAATCGGGCTGAAACAATTAAAATGGATCCGATTAGCGCAGATTATATGGGAATGTTAGCAACGGTGATGAATGCCTTAGCATTAGAATCGGTGTTAAAATACGAAGGCAGTAACCAAGTTGTTGTTATGTCCAAAATTCAAGTTCCCGAAGTTTCTTCCCCATATTTATTTAAAAAGGCAAAATCACAATTAGAAAAAGGATTTATTGTGATTATGGCGGGGGGAACTGGCCAACCCAAATTTACAACTGATACAGCAGCCACAATTAGAGCAATTGAAATTGAAGCCGATGTTTTATTAATGGCTAAAAATGGGGTTGATGGTATTTACGATAAGGATCCAAAAACGCATAAAGATGCCATTCGTTTTGAAAATATTAGCTTAAATGAATTACAAAACAAACAATTAAAGGTAATGGATTTAACCGCTAGTAGTTTAGCAATGGAAGACCAACTTGATATTGTTGTCTTTGATATTAATGAACCAAATAATATTTATAAAGCAGCACATGGTAGTGCTCGTTCAACATTAGTTACAGGAGGAAAGTAA